The following proteins are encoded in a genomic region of Actinomadura sp. NAK00032:
- a CDS encoding cytochrome P450 — MDVMGPGNLEAARWWGRMARDPLETYRGLARRYGDAVRVPFGARRAFYLLSRPEHAERVLVANQDNYVKAFTYRPLRAVLGDGLLTSEGDIWRRHRRLMQPVFSQRHVVGFGSQMVETAVEGVERWPDGVTLDAAGELRKLTLDIVGRALFGSALAGEAPRVGRALEALQRGAVAGTFLPGALAKREFYRRVPGLGGALDYLDGMVQRVVEGPDGGEMLVLLKERGELNAEELRDEVLTLLLAGHETTAAALAWTLMLLSRYPAARDRLEAEVDDVLGGREPKAEDADQLPWTKAVISEAMRLYPPAWTIERDAVEDDEVAGVRIPAGATIAVPPYLVHRNVEVWPNPEGFQPERFMGEQQRPRYAYLPFGGGRRICVGAGFAMLEATLVLAAISRTHRLDLVPGVNVRARAEITYRPAGVVPMRVSRR, encoded by the coding sequence ATGGACGTCATGGGGCCGGGGAACCTGGAGGCGGCGCGCTGGTGGGGGCGGATGGCCCGGGATCCGCTGGAGACCTACCGGGGGCTCGCCCGGCGGTACGGGGACGCGGTGCGCGTGCCGTTCGGGGCGCGGCGGGCGTTCTACCTGCTGTCGCGGCCCGAGCACGCCGAACGGGTGCTGGTGGCCAACCAGGACAACTATGTGAAGGCGTTCACGTACCGGCCGCTGCGTGCCGTCCTCGGTGACGGGCTGCTGACCAGCGAGGGCGACATCTGGCGGCGGCACCGGCGGCTGATGCAGCCGGTGTTCTCGCAGCGGCACGTCGTCGGGTTCGGGTCGCAGATGGTGGAGACGGCCGTCGAGGGCGTCGAGCGGTGGCCGGACGGGGTGACGCTCGACGCGGCGGGCGAGCTGCGGAAACTCACGCTGGACATCGTGGGGCGGGCCCTCTTCGGCAGCGCGCTCGCCGGTGAGGCGCCGCGCGTCGGGCGGGCGCTGGAGGCGCTGCAGCGGGGCGCCGTCGCCGGGACGTTCCTGCCGGGCGCGTTGGCCAAGCGGGAGTTCTACCGGCGCGTGCCGGGGCTCGGCGGCGCGCTCGACTACCTGGACGGCATGGTGCAGCGGGTCGTGGAGGGCCCGGACGGCGGCGAGATGCTGGTCCTGCTCAAGGAGCGCGGCGAACTGAACGCCGAGGAGCTCCGCGACGAGGTCCTGACGCTTCTGCTGGCCGGGCACGAGACCACCGCGGCCGCGCTGGCGTGGACGCTGATGCTGCTGTCGCGCTACCCGGCCGCCAGGGACCGGCTGGAGGCGGAGGTCGACGACGTCCTCGGCGGCAGGGAGCCGAAGGCCGAGGACGCCGATCAGCTGCCGTGGACGAAGGCCGTCATCTCCGAGGCGATGCGCCTCTACCCGCCCGCCTGGACGATCGAGCGCGACGCGGTCGAGGACGACGAGGTCGCCGGGGTGCGGATCCCCGCCGGGGCGACCATCGCCGTCCCGCCCTATCTCGTGCACCGGAACGTGGAGGTCTGGCCGAATCCGGAGGGCTTCCAGCCGGAGCGGTTCATGGGGGAGCAGCAGCGTCCCCGGTACGCGTACCTGCCGTTCGGCGGCGGCAGGCGCATCTGCGTCGGGGCCGGGTTCGCGATGCTGGAGGCGACGCTGGTGCTGGCCGCCATCAGCCGCACCCACCGGCTGGACCTGGTGCCGGGGGTGAACGTCCGGGCGCGCGCGGAGATCACGTACCGTCCGGCCGGGGTGGTCCCCATGCGGGTCTCGCGCAGGTGA
- a CDS encoding DHA2 family efflux MFS transporter permease subunit gives MTTTLTASAPDSAQKLDRGLVALGIAVVLGAIMSIIDATAVNVATRTLAADFGAPLTSVQWVLTGYMLGLAAVIPATGWATERFGARRVWIAALLLFLGGSALSGLAWSLPALIGFRIVQGVGGGMIIPVAQTVLAQAAGPARMGRVMGFIGLPMLLGSVAGPIVGGLILSSAGWRWIFLANLPLGAVAVVAALRLLPRSAPRPASLDVRGLLLLCGGVALFTYGTTEAGRPGGLGDPRTWAIAGTAAAMIALYVRHARRRPALIDIALFRHRGFTAAAVTNVVVAVALFGVLVLLPLYWQVVRGHGPLATGLLLAPQALGAAVAMPLAGRITDRLGAGIVVPAGIVLGLIGTAAYTRLGADTPVTVLAAALFVLGLGLGATIMPSMAAAYQSLPPHLIPRATSAINTLQRMGASVGTTALAVVLQREISARTPGLAALGPLPDATREAVAPELAAAFGHAFWIALGIAVLALVPALLLPRTKS, from the coding sequence ATGACCACGACGCTCACGGCCTCCGCCCCCGACTCGGCGCAGAAGCTCGACCGCGGCCTCGTCGCGCTCGGCATCGCGGTGGTGCTCGGCGCCATCATGTCGATCATCGACGCGACCGCCGTCAACGTCGCCACCCGGACGCTCGCCGCGGACTTCGGGGCGCCGCTCACGTCCGTCCAGTGGGTGCTGACCGGCTACATGCTCGGCCTCGCCGCCGTCATCCCGGCCACCGGCTGGGCCACCGAGCGGTTCGGGGCCCGCCGGGTCTGGATCGCCGCACTGCTGCTGTTCCTCGGCGGCTCCGCGCTGTCCGGCCTCGCCTGGTCGCTGCCCGCGCTGATCGGCTTCCGGATCGTGCAGGGCGTCGGCGGCGGCATGATCATCCCGGTCGCGCAGACCGTCCTCGCGCAGGCCGCGGGCCCGGCCCGGATGGGACGCGTGATGGGCTTCATCGGCCTGCCGATGCTGCTCGGCTCCGTCGCCGGCCCGATCGTCGGCGGGCTGATCCTCTCGTCCGCCGGCTGGCGCTGGATCTTCCTCGCCAACCTGCCGCTCGGCGCGGTCGCGGTCGTCGCCGCGCTGCGCCTGCTGCCCCGCTCGGCCCCGCGCCCGGCCTCACTGGACGTGCGCGGGCTGCTCCTGCTGTGCGGCGGCGTGGCCCTGTTCACCTACGGCACCACCGAGGCCGGACGCCCCGGCGGGCTCGGCGACCCGCGCACCTGGGCGATCGCCGGCACCGCCGCCGCGATGATCGCCCTGTACGTCCGGCACGCGCGCCGCCGCCCCGCGCTGATCGACATCGCGCTGTTCCGGCACCGCGGCTTCACCGCCGCCGCGGTGACCAACGTCGTCGTCGCCGTCGCGCTGTTCGGCGTCCTCGTGCTGCTGCCGCTGTACTGGCAGGTCGTGCGCGGCCACGGCCCGCTCGCCACCGGCCTGCTGCTGGCACCGCAGGCGCTCGGCGCCGCCGTCGCCATGCCCCTCGCCGGACGGATCACCGACCGGCTCGGCGCGGGCATCGTCGTCCCCGCCGGCATCGTCCTCGGCCTGATCGGCACCGCCGCCTACACCCGACTCGGCGCCGACACACCGGTGACCGTCCTCGCCGCCGCCCTGTTCGTGCTCGGCCTCGGCCTGGGCGCGACGATCATGCCGTCGATGGCGGCGGCCTACCAGTCCCTGCCGCCGCACCTCATCCCGCGCGCGACCAGCGCCATCAACACCCTGCAGCGGATGGGCGCGTCCGTCGGGACGACGGCGCTCGCCGTGGTCCTGCAACGCGAGATCAGCGCCCGGACGCCGGGGCTCGCCGCCCTCGGCCCGCTGCCCGACGCGACCCGCGAGGCCGTGGCGCCCGAGCTGGCGGCAGCCTTCGGGCACGCCTTCTGGATCGCGCTGGGCATCGCCGTCCTGGCCCTGGTGCCGGCGCTGCTGCTGCCCCGCACGAAGTCGTGA
- a CDS encoding FAD-binding oxidoreductase, translated as MNTTALPRRTGPLTVDATGPADVRAAVLASRERGLPLTVQATGHGTLVPTDEGMLLRTSRMSGVLVDPARRVARAGAGARWSDVIAAAAPLGLAPLSGSHASVGITGYTLGGGVGPLSRRYGFAADHLLRARIVTADGRYLTADADRHPELFWALRGGGGNFGVVTSLEFRLHPVSTVFAGTALFPAERATDLLTRFRDEADTRPDELTVSVALADHNVHGRVVVLRGAYAGSAEDGARALRSLREAGGPALHDDFRTMPYAETETLGGTAPHHFHLHADLPDTLIAAIAASSAAGIEVRHWGGAMARPAPDAGPVGHRDVPFSLTVDGTADDDAALAPFATGGSFLNFLHDTSRTATAYTPGDLRRLREVKRAYDPQNVFHRNHNIRPA; from the coding sequence ATGAACACCACCGCCCTCCCCCGCCGGACCGGCCCGCTGACCGTCGACGCCACCGGGCCCGCGGACGTGCGCGCCGCCGTCCTCGCGTCCCGCGAGCGGGGCCTGCCGCTGACCGTCCAGGCCACCGGGCACGGCACGCTCGTCCCGACGGACGAGGGGATGCTGCTGAGGACGTCCCGCATGTCCGGCGTGCTCGTCGACCCCGCCCGCCGCGTCGCCCGCGCCGGGGCCGGCGCCCGCTGGAGCGACGTCATCGCCGCCGCCGCGCCGCTCGGGCTCGCCCCGCTGTCCGGCTCGCACGCGTCCGTCGGCATCACCGGCTACACGCTCGGCGGCGGCGTCGGCCCGCTGTCCCGCCGGTACGGGTTCGCCGCCGACCACCTGCTGCGCGCCCGGATCGTCACCGCCGACGGCCGGTACCTGACCGCCGACGCCGACCGCCACCCGGAGCTGTTCTGGGCGCTGCGGGGCGGCGGCGGCAACTTCGGTGTGGTGACGTCGCTGGAGTTCCGCCTCCACCCGGTCTCGACGGTGTTCGCCGGTACCGCGCTGTTCCCGGCCGAGCGCGCCACCGACCTTCTCACCCGGTTCCGGGACGAGGCGGACACTCGCCCCGACGAGCTGACGGTGTCGGTCGCCCTGGCCGACCACAACGTGCACGGACGGGTGGTCGTGCTGCGCGGCGCCTACGCCGGTTCCGCCGAGGACGGCGCGCGCGCGTTGCGCTCACTGCGCGAGGCAGGCGGCCCGGCCCTGCACGACGACTTCCGCACGATGCCCTACGCCGAGACCGAGACGCTCGGCGGCACCGCGCCCCACCACTTCCACCTGCACGCCGACCTCCCGGACACCCTGATCGCCGCGATCGCCGCCTCCAGCGCCGCCGGTATCGAGGTGCGGCACTGGGGCGGCGCGATGGCCCGTCCGGCGCCGGACGCGGGCCCGGTCGGGCACCGGGACGTCCCCTTCTCGCTGACCGTCGACGGCACCGCCGACGACGACGCGGCGCTCGCGCCGTTCGCGACCGGCGGCTCGTTCCTGAACTTCCTGCACGACACGTCCCGGACGGCGACCGCCTACACGCCCGGCGACCTGCGGCGGCTGCGCGAGGTCAAGCGCGCCTACGACCCGCAGAACGTGTTCCACCGCAACCACAACATCCGGCCCGCCTGA
- a CDS encoding TetR/AcrR family transcriptional regulator produces the protein MGQKQKDRPLRADARDNRRRILAAAAEVFVEQGPGAPLEEISKRAGTGIATLYRRFPDRQALTRAVALDALERTTDEAKRARDEEPTAFAALVRYMHRVLDIGIGAVFPVLLEEIPFDDEDIDAVRADGVAVMQDLVAAAQRDGDLRPDVTHGDVGMLLVRLSRPLPGPLPGNVAGELAHRHLDVIIDGLRAAPGHPSGLAGPALTFADLGSMGDDRPR, from the coding sequence ATGGGCCAGAAGCAGAAGGACCGCCCGCTGCGGGCCGACGCGCGCGACAACCGCAGGCGGATCCTCGCCGCGGCCGCCGAGGTCTTCGTCGAGCAGGGGCCGGGAGCCCCGCTGGAGGAGATCTCGAAGCGCGCCGGCACCGGCATCGCGACGCTCTACCGCCGCTTCCCCGACCGGCAGGCCCTGACCAGGGCCGTCGCACTGGACGCCCTAGAGCGCACCACCGACGAGGCCAAGCGCGCGCGGGACGAGGAGCCGACCGCCTTCGCCGCCCTCGTCCGCTACATGCACCGCGTCCTGGACATCGGCATCGGCGCGGTCTTCCCCGTCCTGCTGGAGGAGATCCCGTTCGACGACGAGGACATCGACGCCGTCCGCGCCGACGGCGTCGCCGTCATGCAGGACCTCGTCGCCGCCGCGCAGCGCGACGGCGACCTGCGCCCGGACGTCACCCACGGCGACGTCGGGATGCTGCTCGTCCGGCTGTCCCGCCCGCTGCCCGGGCCGCTGCCCGGCAACGTCGCCGGCGAGCTCGCGCACCGCCACCTCGACGTGATCATCGACGGCCTGCGCGCCGCGCCCGGCCACCCGTCCGGCCTCGCCGGCCCGGCCCTGACCTTCGCCGACCTGGGCTCCATGGGCGACGATCG